In Ignavibacteriales bacterium, the following proteins share a genomic window:
- a CDS encoding RsmE family RNA methyltransferase — translation MDYFYVKLEDVTSHGLTLRGDESKHLVRVLRKNIGDTIFVTDGNEMMYQAVIAEIGKTDTRCTIAAIHRKYNEPSIDVTLAVSLLKNPARFDYLVEKTTELGVRTILPVSCERTISHNEKHERLEKIALSAMKQCGRSWLPRIQPLQSFRSIVDNSSHYQLKFVLHEKTDFSHSIASELILHDDLHSLLIVVGPEGGFTEEEIAYASHAGFKSILLGTRRLRTETAAVVAVSHVLV, via the coding sequence ATGGATTACTTCTACGTCAAATTGGAAGATGTAACAAGCCATGGATTAACGCTGCGCGGCGATGAATCGAAACATCTTGTCCGCGTGCTGAGAAAGAATATTGGCGACACCATCTTTGTGACTGATGGAAATGAGATGATGTATCAGGCGGTTATTGCAGAGATAGGAAAGACGGATACACGCTGTACTATTGCTGCAATCCATCGTAAGTACAACGAACCATCGATTGATGTCACGCTTGCCGTTTCGTTATTAAAAAATCCTGCAAGGTTTGACTATTTGGTGGAAAAGACTACAGAACTTGGTGTGCGGACAATCCTTCCTGTTTCTTGTGAGCGTACCATATCTCACAACGAAAAACATGAGCGTTTGGAAAAGATCGCTCTTTCGGCAATGAAGCAATGCGGGCGCAGCTGGCTTCCCCGGATTCAGCCATTGCAAAGTTTTAGATCGATAGTAGATAATTCCTCTCACTATCAGCTGAAATTCGTTCTTCATGAAAAAACCGATTTCTCGCATTCAATTGCATCAGAATTGATATTGCACGACGATCTTCACTCGCTCCTCATTGTCGTTGGACCCGAAGGTGGTTTTACCGAAGAAGAAATAGCGTATGCATCACATGCTGGATTCAAGTCTATCTTGCTTGGCACACGCCGCCTGCGTACAGAAACAGCGGCGGTAGTAGCGGTAAGCCATGTGCTTGTGTGA
- a CDS encoding alpha/beta hydrolase: MRKSIIVFLLLFFLSNCATNISKETDIFHGTFDYSDKIQINYEIHGNGNSTIVFLHGFGASVETWRDIQLPLSKGNTLIFLDLKGFGLSSKPDDGKYSLEDQAEIVLAFLKTHHIHDITLVGNSYGGAVSVIAYLKDRSDNARGNVRRLILIDAAAYEQVFPFFIDVLRKPVINWIVMNLVPTQIMAGFILYYLFYDASKVSEERIARHAEYLRQPGSYDSFVDCARQMIPANPDSISALIKTIAVPTLIIWGANDPAIPLEHGQRLHRDIQNSQLVIIPNCGHMPQEESPDETVKALLKFLGQ, translated from the coding sequence ATGCGTAAATCAATCATCGTTTTTCTTTTGTTATTTTTTTTAAGCAACTGTGCAACGAATATCAGCAAAGAGACTGATATTTTTCATGGAACATTCGATTATTCCGACAAAATACAAATCAACTACGAGATTCACGGCAATGGGAACTCCACTATTGTATTTCTCCATGGTTTTGGAGCTTCTGTAGAAACCTGGCGAGACATCCAATTACCGCTTTCCAAAGGAAATACGCTCATCTTTTTAGACTTAAAAGGATTTGGTTTGTCATCAAAACCTGACGACGGCAAATATTCTCTTGAAGATCAAGCTGAAATCGTTCTCGCTTTTCTCAAGACACATCATATCCATGACATCACCCTTGTGGGAAATTCTTATGGTGGTGCAGTCTCGGTAATTGCGTATCTCAAGGATCGATCTGACAATGCCCGTGGTAATGTTCGTCGGCTCATTTTGATCGATGCCGCCGCGTATGAACAAGTATTCCCCTTCTTCATTGATGTTCTGAGAAAACCAGTAATAAATTGGATAGTCATGAACCTCGTCCCGACTCAAATAATGGCAGGCTTTATCTTGTACTATCTTTTTTATGATGCAAGTAAAGTGTCGGAAGAGAGGATAGCAAGACATGCTGAATATTTGAGACAACCAGGGAGTTATGATTCGTTTGTCGATTGTGCCAGACAAATGATTCCTGCAAATCCGGATTCTATCTCAGCCTTAATCAAAACTATTGCCGTCCCCACATTGATCATTTGGGGGGCAAACGATCCGGCAATTCCTTTGGAGCATGGTCAGAGGCTGCACCGCGATATTCAGAACTCACAGTTGGTGATCATTCCAAATTGTGGCCATATGCCGCAGGAAGAATCACCAGATGAAACCGTAAAGGCTCTCTTAAAATTTTTGGGACAATGA